The following are from one region of the bacterium genome:
- a CDS encoding cobalt-precorrin-7 (C(5))-methyltransferase produces the protein PDLSAIQIAFSRIKETWDDALLLSLHGEPDPKKGKPYTISDLPSLLQHHHKIAVLTDRKNTPSKIAEILNCSLLTAHCSLIIYVCERLGAVDERIIKGSPEELLKVSFAEPNIVIIIS, from the coding sequence TTCCGGATTTATCCGCCATCCAGATTGCCTTTTCAAGGATAAAAGAGACATGGGATGATGCCCTTTTGCTCAGCCTACATGGTGAGCCTGACCCGAAGAAAGGCAAACCATACACCATAAGCGACCTTCCATCCCTGCTTCAACATCACCACAAGATAGCTGTTCTGACTGATAGAAAAAATACACCATCAAAGATAGCCGAAATTTTAAACTGCTCACTGCTTACTGCTCATTGCTCACTGATTATCTATGTTTGTGAAAGACTCGGGGCGGTGGATGAAAGAATTATCAAAGGCTCTCCAGAAGAACTATTAAAGGTATCCTTTGCAGAGCCAAATATAGTTATCATCATTTCTTGA